Genomic DNA from Nomascus leucogenys isolate Asia chromosome 10, Asia_NLE_v1, whole genome shotgun sequence:
CCGCTACCGCTGCCGCTCAGGCTTGTCCACAGGATGGACCCAGCTGAGCAAGCTCCTGGAGCTGACAGGGCCAAGTGAGCCGGGGCATGAATTGGGGGCCAGGAGGCAGTGGGTAGGTTGTTGATTGGGGGGTCTCCCTTCCTCCAAGTCACCTGATGTCTCTGAGCCCCAATCttcccatctgtcaaatggggatgatGTCTGCGTTAACCCCAGAGTGTTGTGAGGAATacatggctgtgtccccagcaggCCCGGCATGCCGTACAGCTCCCACACACTCTTTTCTCTTGCCATATGCCTTGTTTCCACTggtgcctgcctgccttctcccAGCAATGCCCTCCGTCCCTGTCTCCTTCACAGTTTTGAGTGTGGGGCCCAGGTTCTGCTGGGCTTCCCACGTTTCCCATGTTATGCAGAACCGCTCTTCAACTCCACCCACCCACAGAGTCCTTGCCTGCTCCCTGGCTCTCAATGACGCCAGTGTCCTGGATCACCCCCGGCCTGAACACAACAGCAGTGTGCCGAGGCGGGCTGCGGGGTGTGACTTTTCTGCTGAGGCGGGAAGGCGACCATGAGTTTCTGGAGGTGCCTGAAGCCCAGGAGGATGTGGAGGCCACCTTTCCAGTTCATCGGGCTGGCAACTATAGCTGCAGCTACCGGACCCATGGGGAAGGCGCCCTCTCTGAGCCCAGTGCTACTGTGACCATTGAGGAGCTTGGTGGCTGTGGGAACCATCTTGGGGGGCTGTTGGGGGAGGAGGATACAGGGGGCATGACCACATTCACCTTGACCTCCATGCTGAATGCCCTTGCCCAGGACCAGGTCCAGAAAGCTGGCCACACAGTTGCCTGGGTCTGATGGTTGCAAAGGAGTTTGGGCAGAGGATGCCCAAAGAATGGAAGGGTGGGCCGggtccggtggctcatgcctataatcccagcactttgggaggctgaggctggcggatcatgaggtcaagagatcaagaccagtctatccaacatgatgaaaccccgtctctactaaaaatacaaaaattagacaggtgtggtagcaggtgcctgtagtcccagctactcgggaggctgaggcagcagaatcccttgaacctgggaggcagaggttgcagtaagccgagatggcgccactgcactccagcctgggcaacaagagcgaaactccgtttcaaaaaaaaaaaaagaatggaagggtGTTCCTGGGGTTGCCACCCGGAGGGCAGAGGTCTGGGGACTGGGCAGAGGGCAGCTCCAGGGATGGGGCAGCCTAGTAACGCTGCCTGCATTGCAGCTGCACCACCACCGCCTGTGCTGATGCACCGTGGAGAGTCCACCCAGGTCCTGCGCCCCGGCAGCGAGGTGACCCTCACCTGCATGGCTCCCCTGAGTGGAGTGGACTTCCAGCTGCGGCGCGGGGAGAAAGAGCTGCTGGTACCCAGGAGCAGCACCAGCCCAGACCGCATCTTCTTTCACCTGAACCCGGTGGCCCTGGGGGATGGAGGTCACTACACCTGCCGCTACCGGCTGCATGACAACCAAAACAGCTGGTCCGGGGACAGTGCACCGGTCGAGCTGATTCTGAGCGATGGTGAGCCAGGGCCAGCAGGGACAGGGCCGCGGCTGGGTCCCTGGGGAGCAGAAGCAGTACCAGGTGTAGTCTGGGGAAGTGCAGCGCTCTGGGCCAGGGTCCAATCCCAACTTTACCCACCCACCTCCCGATTCAGGGTCCTAAACTGCAAATAGGACGATGAGCGTGACAACCTTCAGGCCCCACAGAGAATAACTGGGTGAACAGTTCTGGCCCAGGCCACAGGGGGTACCACCTGGCCAGGGTCCCATCCCAGCTGCCAGGTCTGGGTGAGCACTGAGGGCCTCTGCTGAGGCAGCTCCTCTGCTCGCTTGCCTTTGGCCTGATGGTATTTAGCATACTCTGAGCACTGGACAGCGAACCCCATGCCCAGCGGACCACAGGGGCCCCTCGGTGGGGCGGGCTTTGGGGCGGTGCCCAGAAGACGCTCGTGGAGCAAATCCACTACTGAGCGGCATCGTGCACCAGGCATCAAGCCATACACAAAACATGTCCCCGTCCCCGCTTCCCGTCTGTGTCTGTAGACAAACAAATTACTAAGAAACAGTGAAAGGGTGCATGTGAGATATCCAAGAAGGACTGGGATGGAAaggtggggcgggcccaaggagGCGAGGGAGGAAGCTGGCCAGATCACTGCGGGCAGAAGACGCAGCCAAGGCAAAGAGCGTGAGCCCAGACCACGCGTTAGGGCCAAGCCATCCGCGGGGCGCCCGGGTCAGCCCGCGTGCTGCTCCGCAGAGACGCTGCCCGCACCGGAGTTCTCCTCGGAGCCGGAGTCCGGCAGGGCCTTGCGGCTGCGGTGCCTGGCGCCCCTGGAGGGCGCGCGCTTCGCCCTGGTGCGCGAGGACGGGGGCGGGCGCCGCGTGCACCGTTTCCAGAGCCCCGCTGGGACCGAGGCCCTCTTCGAGCTGCACAACATTTCCGTGGCTGACTCCGCCAACTACAGCTGCGTCTACGTGGACCTGAAGCCGCCTTTCGCGGGCTCCGCGCCCAGCGAGCGCTTGGAGCTGCGCGTGGACGGTGAGCTCACGGGGCACCAGCGAGGGCGGGCGCGGGTTCAGTGCCCCTCGGGGCCTCCTGTCTTTCCCCTCTTTCCTTGGGCGTCCGACGGCGGCGCTCTGGGCCTTGGTTCAGCCCCCATCGCCTACCCCGGCGGGGAGCGGGCGATCGGTGGTCGAGGGTCTGGGGACGCCTGGAATTTCGGCTTATTTCCCACGGACGCAAGCCCGTAGGTCACGTGTAGCATGGTGGTCGGCAGCAGGGAGGCTGGACCCAGGTTTTCTTGGTCAGATCCCTGCAGCTCTGTGGCTGCCCTGTTTTCCTTACTGGCCATGTCAGTCGTCATACTGGacgccccgccccggccccggtCCCGCAGGCGCACGGCTGATGTGTCCTTCTCCCCATCCCCGCCGTCCCCAGCTCTGTTTGTCCCTCTGATTTCCTCATCGACGTCTCCAGGACTCAGAGCCCAGCAGAGCCTGAGGGCACAGGTCTGACCTCCAGACCTTGAAGTCGTGCCCTTTGCTGGGAGCAccgttttctctttcctttcttcttttttctttctttcctttctttttctttctttcttttcttcctttctttctttcttccttcctttctttcttcctttctttcctttcttcttttctttctttccttctttgtttctttcctctttctttctttcttcctttctttctttccttcttcctcttttttcttttctttttttccttcctttctttccttctttcttccttccttccttctttccttcttcctcttttttcttttctttttttccttcctttctttccttctttctttcttccttccttctttctctcttttctttcttcttttttcttccttctttctgtttctttctctatctcccccccaccccatctctctccttccttcctcccttttcttctcctttttttttggataacTTTTATTCTtgcaggccggagtgcagtggtgcaatctcagctcactgcaaccttcaccttctgggttcaagcagttctgctgcctcagcctcccgagtagctggtattagaggcgcatgccaccatgcccacctaatttttgtatttttagtagagacggggttttgttatgttggccgggctggtcttgaactcctgaccttctgatctgcccgcctctgcctcccaaagtgctgggattacagttgtgagtcaccatgcccagtctattCTTGCAGTGTTATAAGCCACCATCCACAATTgatgaaaaatgtttaatcttggccaggcgaggtggctcatgcctgtaatcgcagcactttgggaggccaaggcgagtggatcacaaagtcaggagttcaagagcagcctagccaacgtggagaaaccccgtctctactaaaaatacaaaattagccagctgtggtggtacatgcctgtaatcccagcgacttgggaggctgaggcaggagaatcgctttaacccgggaggtggagtttgcagtgagtccaggtcgtgccactgcattccagcctgggcaacaagagcgaaactccatctcaaaaaaaaaatgtttaatctttAAATTGTACATCTATATCCTATGActccaaattttatttatcaCTCTCCTTAAAGTCTGAAGAAAATGATTAATTTACTAAGCTCCACAGACAACACAGTCCCACTGACATAACATTTAGTATGATGTCCTACTCTCCTGTTAGAATTAAGAACAGCCAGTATCAAACTGGCCTGAAATCTGATTGGGTTCCTGGGCTCAGAATAACTGTAGTAAATTTGTAAATCCACACTAAGACACAAAATTAAACTAGGATGTGTATATCTATCTTATAAGAAAACGTTTCACAGTAAAAATCAACATTATGACTTTACCAAATTTCAACATTGTAGTTTGTTAATCCAATCAAGCTTTCAAAATTCCTGATTAGCTGTCAATTAATTGCAAATAACTTCATGTAGTTTGCCCAGCATTTCAAAATGGATAGggaatataacttttaaaagcgaaagtatattatacatattgcACTTTTCTGCTAGGCTGGGCTAAGTATCTTCCATGGCAAGATACTCAAACTATTGAATAGAAACACATTTAAATCAAGTACTTACATGTACTTCATTAATTTCCCTGAAATTATCAACAGCATTACCAAAATCTTCCAGGATTTTGTAACATTTGATTccttacagttttgttttgttttttgttgtttgtttgtttgtttttgagacggagtgtcactctgtcacccgggctggagtgcagtggcgcgatcttggctcactgaaacctctgcctcccaggttcaagcaattttcctgcctccgcctcccgagtagctgggattacaggcgcacgctgccacgcccggctaattttttgtattttagtagagacggggtttcaccgtgttacccaggctggtctggagctcctgagctcaggcaatccgcctgcctcggcctctcaaagtgctgggactacaggtgtgagccactgcgcccggcaccTTAAATACACTTTTAAAGTTAAACTTATGGAGGGAAAACCCTCATCTATTGACATAGATCGTATGTCCTTTTTTGGTCCCTCCACGAAGGAGCACCGTTTTCTCCatcatttcttcttcccttcaCCCGTCAGAGTGCCCGAGGCTGGGGACCGCAGAAGCCCCAGGGCAGGCCCGAATCCGGGACTTCCACGGTCCTGGGGGAGGGGTGCGGGGAACAGCAGACACTCACGTGTCGCGCGGACGGCCCGGGTGTGAAGGCAGCGGGCGCAGCTCGGCGGGGCCGGAGGAGCCCTCTGCGCCCGGGAACGAGACGTAGGGAAGAGGAAGCCGGGGCTGAGGCGCAGGCGCCGGGTGTGGCCTGGCCCGACCGCCCGCCCGCTCCGCCCAGGACCCGCTCCCAGGCCTCAGCTCCGGGCAGCGTGGAGTGGGGCGGTGCCCGCGGGCCGAGACGCCGTCCTGCGCTGCGAGGGGCCCATCCCCGACGTCACCTTCGAGCTGCTGCGCGAGGGCGAGACGGAGGCCGTGCAGACGGTCCCCACCCCCGGGGCCGCGGCGAACCTCGAGCTGGTCTTCGTGGGGCCCCAGCACGCTGGCGACTACCGGTGCCGCTACCGCTCCTGGGGGCCCAACACCTTCGAGTCGGAGCTCAGCGACCCTGTGCAGCTCCTGGTGGCAGGTGACGCTTCCCTGGGCCCCGGGTGCTGGTTCCGTCTGCTGGCGTTTGCCGGGGCTGTGCGCACCTCAGGGCCTCTCCCGGCTCCTCCCTTGGGCACCGTGGTTAGCGCTGGGTCTCCCCAGGGCTCGTGGGGGAATTGCGGGCGAGGAACCGCCCAGCAAAGGCCCTGCGGCTGGCGGCGCAGATGGGGGTCTCGGCCGGCAGCCGATCATGCGCTTCCTTCTGGGGGGACGTCAGGGAGGTCGGCCTTGATTTCCGCGAGGAGGAGGGCATAGGGTTTCCCCTCCTCCACCGTTTCTCTTTTCCTCCGTTGTCTAGAAAGCTGATGCAGCCGCGGGCCCAGGGTGCTGTTGGTGTCCTCAGAAGTGCCGGGGATTCTGGACTGGCTCCCTCCCCTCCTGTTGCAGCAGAAGGCCGGGTTCCCTGGGGGGCTGGAGAAGGCTCCCTCATTCCTCCCAGGAATTAATAAATGTGAAGAGAGGATCTGTTTAAAATGTCTTTGGACTCCCAGGGCTGAGTGGGCTGGGATCTTGTGTCCTCAAAGTGGATGGGTTCTGGGGTGGCTTCTGAGGTAGAGGAGTGGAGAACTGGCTCTTAAGagcacatttcttttcttttttcttttttgagacagggtctcacactgtcacccaggctggagtgcagtggtgcagtccggctcactgcagttttgacctcccaggctcaagcgatcctcctgcctcagcctcccaagtagctgggagcctGGGCATGCATcgccacgtctggctaattattattttttgtagagacagggtctcactgtgttgcccaagcttgtcttgaactcctggccttaagtgatcctcccacctcagcctcctgagtagctgggactacaggcatgagccaccatgcctggccaactcacgtttttctttctattatttattttttgtagagatgactctcactatgttgcccaggctggtcttgaactcttgggctcaagtgatcctcccgcctcagcctcccaaagtgttgggattacagatgtgagccacagcacctggccaaccAACACTTCTCAGGGCCTCTTTCATCTGTGCTCTTTGAGGATGCTGCCTCTTACTCCCTGGGCACCTTGGCCTGGTCCCAGCAGGTATGGGCAGGTTGCTTGAGGCTCTGGACATACCCGTCTCTACCTTGACCACATCAACCCCATCACCAAGAGGAGGTTCAGGGAAGCTGCATTTTGTGGTCTGGTCCTCCCAGTCACAGGGTGGTAGTGCTGGGCTGTTCCCAGCCTCCCACAGCAGAGCTGGACGCTGTGGAAATGGCTGGATTCCTCTGTGGTCTTTCCCATTGTCCCTCAGCTCTGAGTCCTCTTGTGCCATCTGACATCTGATGCCTTCCCAACCCCTGCTGAGTTTCTACCTGGAGCAGGGCCTCAAGGTCCTGGCACACAGAAGATGCGTATCAGTATTATCAACTAATAGTTGATAAATTGTGTTTTTCAACGAATTTGCTAGTGGTCTGGTTTACTGCCTTAGTAATATCTAGTTCCTAATATGCCTATGCATTTTAATGTCTGCACAGTCTATGATGAGGTCACTTCTCTCAAGCCTGATgtgtcctctctctcttgctagtggtttatcaatttttaaaagcttttcttgtttatttgtttttgagacagagttttgctcttgttgcccaggctggagtgcaatggcgtgatcttggctcacagcaacctccacctcccgggttcaagtgattctcgtgcctcagcctcctgagtagctgggctgacaggcacccaccaccacacccagctaatttttgtatttttagtagagacggggtttcaccttgttgggtggccaggctggtctccaactcctgagctcagatgatccacccgtctcagcctcccaaagtgctgggattacaggtgtgagccactacgcccggccccagcttagtttttaaaaaagtttattttagccattctaataggtgtgtagacATATCTAATAGTGGTTTTCCTTGCATTTCCTTAATGTCTgatgatgttaagcattttttccacATGTGCTTAGTTGCCATCTATATAGCATCTTTGatgaaatgtctgtttatatattttgcagactttaaaatattgggttgttttcttttttcttttcttttctttttttttgagatggagtcatgctctgttgcccaggctggggtgcagtggcatgatttcagctcactgcaacttccgtcgcccaggttcaagtgattcaactccctcagcctcctgcgtagctaggattacaggcatgtgccaccacactggctgatttttgtatttttactggagagggggtttcaccatgttggccagactggtcttcaactcttgacctcaagtgatccacctgcctcggccttccaaagtgttgggattacaggcatgagccaccgtgcctggcctgtttgttttcttactgttgagttttgtttgtttgcttttgcttttttgttttttgttttgttttgttttttccagaatctcgctctgttgcccaggctggagtgcagtggtgtgatctcgcctcactgcaacctccgcctgccaggttcaagcaattctcctgcctcagcctccggaatagatggcactacaggcacccaccagcatgcccggctaattttttgtatttttagtagagatggggtttcaccatgctggccaggctggtctcaaactcctgaccttgtgatcccaagcgcctcagcctcccaaagtgctggtgtgagccaccgcacctggtcattttttgtatctttagtagagacagtatttcaccatgttggtctcaaactcctgagctcaagtgatctgtccacctcagcctcccaaagtgctcggattacaccgcacccggcctccagccatatttgttttttcctttttttttttttgagacagagtcttgctctgtcgcccaggctggagtgcagtggtgtgatcttggctcactgcaagctctgcctcctgggttcacgccattctcctgcctcagcctcccaagtagctgggactacaggcacccaccaccacacccggctaatttttttgtatttttagtagagacgaggtttcaccgtgttagccaggatggtctccatctcctgcccttgggatccacccgcctcagcctcccaaagtgctgggattataggcgtgagccaccgcgcccagccgcctccagccatattttaaagataaaatatttgtgcGATCTCTATTACTATTGTTTAATTCCCAAAGCTCCCGCTTTCCCTCTGGTATCATTTCCCTTCTACCAGGAGTTTCCTTTGGCATTTCTTTTCAGGCAAGTCTGCTGGCAAGAAATACATATCTTAGGTTTGCTTCATTTGAGGTTGTTTGTATTTTGCCTTCGTTCTTTAAGTGTGTTtgcactggatatagaattctgggttgatgggaggcggagcttgcagtgagccgagatcacaccactgcactccagcctgggcaacagagcaagactccatctcaaaaaaaaaaaaaaaagaattctgggtTGAgtcgttttttttgtttgtttgtttttgaaatggagttttgctcttattgcccagactggagtgcaatggcacaatctcggcttactgcaacctctgcctcttgggttcaagcaattctcctgcctcagcctcctgagtagctgggattacaggcacccaccaccacgcctggctaattttttgtatttttagtagacactgggtttcaccatgttggccaggctggtcgcaaactcgtgaactcaggtgatccacccgcctcgggcatcccaaagtgctgggattacaggtgtgagccaccgcgcccagccttttttttttttttttttgagatggagtctcactctgttgtcgaggctggagtgcagtcacccaatctcggctcactgcaacctctgcctcccgggttcaagcaattctcctgcctcagcctcctgattagctggat
This window encodes:
- the A1BG gene encoding alpha-1B-glycoprotein is translated as MIYDPQPSLWAESESLLKPSANVTLTCQARLETPDFQLFKNGVAQEPVHLDSPAIEHQFLLTGDTQGRYRCRSGLSTGWTQLSKLLELTGPKSLPAPWLSMTPVSWITPGLNTTAVCRGGLRGVTFLLRREGDHEFLEVPEAQEDVEATFPVHRAGNYSCSYRTHGEGALSEPSATVTIEELAAPPPPVLMHRGESTQVLRPGSEVTLTCMAPLSGVDFQLRRGEKELLVPRSSTSPDRIFFHLNPVALGDGGHYTCRYRLHDNQNSWSGDSAPVELILSDETLPAPEFSSEPESGRALRLRCLAPLEGARFALVREDGGGRRVHRFQSPAGTEALFELHNISVADSANYSCVYVDLKPPFAGSAPSERLELRVDGPAPRPQLRAAWSGAVPAGRDAVLRCEGPIPDVTFELLREGETEAVQTVPTPGAAANLELVFVGPQHAGDYRCRYRSWGPNTFESELSDPVQLLVAES